Part of the Zhongshania aliphaticivorans genome, CCAGAGATTATTGCTGCACGGCAACATCGAGTACCCATTGTTCGCCGCGCGGAAATGTTGGCTGAGTTAATGCGTTATCGTCATGGTATTGCGGTGGCAGGTACGCATGGTAAAACCACAACGACGAGTTTGATTACTTCTATTTTTGCCGAAGCAGGCTTGGACCCAACTTTTGTTATAGGTGGTCGCGTTAACAGTGCTGGAACAAATGCCGCACTGGGAGAGAGTCGCTATTTAGTGGCGGAAGCCGATGAAAGCGATGCATCGTTTTTGCATTTGCAGCCAATGGTGTCGGTGGTAACAAATATAGAAGCTGATCATATGGCAACGTATGACGGTGATTTCAGTAAGTTAAAGCGTACGTTTATCGAATTTCTTCATAATTTACCGTTTTACGGTATGGCTGTGGTTTGTATTGATGACCCGGTGGTGCGTGAGTTATTGCCAGATATTGGTCGGCCAACCTTAACGTACGGCTTTAGCGAAGACGCTGATTTTTGCATCCATTCCTTGAAAAAAATGGGGATGCAAAGTCAGTTTTCAATAAGCCGCCCTCATGGTGCTGAGTTGGCTCTTTGTCTTCATCAGCCGGGAGTGCACAACGTATTAAATGCGGCTGCGGCAGTAGCTGTGGCGAGTGATGAGGGCTTGGTGGACGACGCCATCTGCGCGGGTATTGCGAATTTTCAGGGCGTTGGACGACGCTTTCAGCGTTATGGCGAATTAGCCTTAAGTGACGGTGAGTTTATGTTGGTTGATGATTATGGTCATCACCCGACAGAAGTCGCAGCAACCATCTCTGCGGCAAGACAAGCTTGGCCAGATCGACGCCTCGTTATGTTATATCAACCGCATCGCTATAGCCGGACAAAAGATTTATACGAGGATTTTGTTAGGGTTTTATCAACGGTAGATAGCTTATTACTACTCGATGTCTACTCCGCTGGTGAGGAGCCGATAGCTGGCGCTGATAGCCGAAGTTTATGTAGAAGCATTCGATTGCAAGGTGGCGCATTTGAGCCGGTGTTTGTAGAAAGTACGGATTCGGCATTCGAGTTACTAAAGGCAAAGGTGCGTCCTGGAGATGTTTTACTTACTCAAGGGGCGGGGAATATTGGCGCGTTGGCACAACAGTTATCAGATCAGGATTGGGTGTAGGGCTTACTGATGAGTGAAATGACGATAGCAGATGTGAATCGGTCAATTGGGGGCAAGCTTGCTGTGTTATTTGGTGGACGATCTGCGGAAAGAGAAATTTCCTTAAAAAGCGGAGCAGAAGTTGCAGCAGCGTTTAATCGACTGGGCGTTCCCGTTGAGACAATCGATGTCGCTGATGACGATTGGATGCGGCGCGTCAAATCGAGTTTTTCACAGGTGTTTATTGCCCTGCACGGTCCCGGCGGCGAAGACGGCACCGTTCAGGGCGCACTAGAGTGTCTGGGCGTGAAATACACGGGCAGTGGTGTGTTGGCGTCTGCATTGGCCATGGATAAATATCGTTGCAAGCAGTTGTGGCTAGGTATGGGCTTGTCGACCCCCAAGTTTGTCGAACTAACTGCTGAGAGTGATTGGTCGGCAATAATAGCGGATTTTGGAGGCGTGATTGTTAAGCCGACGTGCGAAGGGTCAAGTATTGGCATGTCACGGGCGGCCACTGCGGAAGAGCTTAAGAGTGCTTGGCAAGAGGCTCAGGCTTACGGTCGAGTATTTGCTGAGCAGTGGGTGGTCGGCAGTGAATACACTGTGGCGATACTGAATGGAAAGGCAATGCCTGCCATTAAGTTAGAAACTGACGCTGAATTCTATGACTTTAATGCCAAGTATTTATCCAATGAAACGCGCTATTTATGCCCATGTGGGCTAAGTACGGAAGACGAGCAGGAGCTGAGTGAGTTGGCGCTCGCAGCATTTAATAGTTTGGCTTGTGAGGGTTGGGGGCGTGTTGACGTGATGCGTGACAGTGCAGGTCGATTTAATTTATTGGAGGTTAATACCGTGCCAGGGATGACTGATCACAGTTTAGTACCCATGGCAGCCAAGCAGGCCGGTTTGAATTTTGATCAATTAGTGCTGGCGATTTTGGCTGGCAGCCTTGCAGATGGTGCTCAGGTCTAATGAGGCAAATAAGCGCCAAGCATAATCGCTTTAAGCGCAGTAGACCGGAGCGCGGTGAGCGTCAACCGGTATCGCGGGAGTGGGGGCGTATTTTTAATCGTCTGTTGTTGGTCGCGGTGACAATGGGTTTTGTTTATGGGGTTGAGCGCTTAAGTAGCCAACTTGAGTCCATTCCTGTTGATAGAGTGGTGTTTGCGGGCGATTTTCGACATGTCAGTCGAGAGGTGTTGATAGACCGAGTAACAAGCCATCTCGCAGTTGGTTATATCGGTTTAGATTTAGAAGGTATTCAGAGTGAATTAGAGCAGGAACCTTGGGTGTATCGCGCCATTGTTGAGCGAGTTTGGCCTAGGGAGCTGAAAATTACGATAGTTGAAGAAACGCCAATCGCGGTCTGGGGCAATGGCGGATTATTGAATCATAGAGGCAAGATTTTTTTGCCGACTAAGCCCTTGAGTGAGGGAGCAAATTTACCGCTGTTGAGCGGCCCAGAAGGTGGGGCAATTGAGATTATGCGCCAGTACCGTTTGATGAGTCAGTTGCTGGGTGATGAAAATTTGATACTACAGCGTCTGCGTATGAATGATCGTGGCGCGTGGACGGCAACCTTGAATGGCGGAACGGTATTAGTGTTGGGGAGACAAGAGCCACTGGAAAAGCTGCGCCGTTTTATGTGGGTATATAAACAGCAATTGGCGGCGAATTTTGATCAGGTGAAAAAAGTAGATACTCGTTACATTAACGGCTTAGCCGTGTCGTGGCATGAATTGGAAGGTAGTTAACGTAAATGGCTAAAGTAAGTGCGTTGCCGGTGCGGAACGGATCGCTAAATGGGGAGAAGCAAAGCAATGGCTAGTTCACACGGAAGCCGGATGATCGTTGGTCTGGATATTGGCACTTCGAAAGTGGTGGCTATCGTTGGTTCGACGAACGAGGACGGTAAGCTGGAAATCGTTGGCATTGGTTCGCATCCATCGCGAGGATTAAAGAAAGGGGTGGTGGTGAACATTGAATCCACCGTTCATTCGATTCAGCGGGCGATTGAAGAAGCTGAGCTGATGGCTGGCTGTGAAATACACAGTGTTTATGTCGGTATAGCGGGCAATCACATTCGCAGCTTAAATTCCCACGGAATCGTTGCGATTCGAGATAGGGAAGTGTTTCAGTTGGATTTAGATCGTGTCATTGATGCGGCGCAGGCGGTGGCCATACCTGCAGATCAGAAAGTGTTGCACATCTTGCCGCAAGAATTTGTGATTGATGAGCAAGAGGGTATTAAAGAGCCGCTTGGGATGTCTGGCGTGCGACTTGAGGCCAAGGTTCATTTGGTGACTTGCGCTGTGAATGCAGTGCAAAACATTGAGAAATGTATCCGGCGCTGTGGTTTAGAGGTTGAGGACGTGATTTTAGAGCAGTTGGCCTCTAGCTACGCGGTTCTGACTGATGATGAAAAAGAATTGGGTGTATGTCTGGTGGATATAGGTGGCGGAACTACCGATATAGCCATCTTTACCGATGGTGCTATCCGTCATACGGGGGTTATTCCGATAGCCGGAGACCAGGTGACCAATGATATTGCGATGGCATTGCGTACCCCAACCCAATATGCCGAAGAGATAAAGATTAAATATGCCTGTGCATTAACGCAGCTTGCCGGCGAAGGTGAAATGATAAAAGTGCCGAGTGTCGGCGACAGAGCACCAAGAGAATTGTCGCGTCAGGCATTAGCTGAAGTGGTGGAGCCGCGTTACGACGAGTTATTCACCTTGATACAGGCAGAATTGCGTCGCAGTGGCTATGAGGATTTGTGTGCTGCGGGCATTGTCCTAACCGGTGGTACATCAAAAATGGAAGGTGTTGTTGAACTGGCAGAGGAGATTTTTCATATGCCAGTACGCATTGGCGTTCCACAAGATGCACGTGGTTTGACGGATATCGTTCGTAACCCGATTTATGCAACTGGAGTTGGGTTGTTGCACTACGGTATTAAGCATCAAGCAGAACACGGCGGCCGAGGACGTGTGCGCAGCGGTGGCTTCTTGGCAAATTTGAAACAGTGGATTCAAAACAATTTTTAACGAAGTGATAGGCGGTCGTGTTGGCAGCGCGATTGAATATGCAAAACGGGAGAGAAAACCATGTTTGAACTAGTAGATAATGTTCCTCAGAACGCAGTAATTAAAGTAGTTGGTGTTGGTGGCGGTGGTGGTAATGCCGTTAAGCACATGATTGCATCCAATGTAGATGGCGTAGATTTTATTTGCGCTAATACGGATGCGCAGGCGCTCACCAATGTGTCTTCAAAAACTGTTTTACAGTTAGGTACAACCATTACCAAGGGCTTGGGTGCGGGTGCCAACCCTGAAATAGGTCGGCAATCTGCGATGGAAGACCGTGATCGCATCGCAGAAGCACTTCAAGGTGCTGATATGGTGTTCATCACCGCAGGTATGGGTGGCGGCACAGGTACGGGTGCTGCACCTGTTGTTGCACAAGTGGCTAAAGAGTTAGGCATTCTGACGGTTGCTGTTGTTACCAAGCCTTTCCCTTTCGAGGGCAAAAAACGCATGGTCGTAGCGTTAGAAGGTATGAAGGAACTGCGTCAGCATGTGGACTCATTGATTACCATTCCAAACGAAAAGTTGCTTCCTGTTTTGGGTAAAAACACCAGTTTGCTGGATGCCTTTAAGGCTGCAAACGATGTATTGTTAGGTGCTGTTCAGGGTATTGCGGATCTCATCATTCGCCCAGGTATGATCAACGTCGACTTTGCCGATGTGCGCACAGTGATGTCTGAGATGGGTATGGCCATGATGGGGAGTGGAATTTCCACTGGCGAAAACCGTGCTCGTGAAGCAGCTGAAGCGGCAATTCGCAGCCCATTACTTGAAGATGTTAATTTGCAAGGGGCGCGCGGAATTTTGGTTAATATTACCGCAGGTTTGGACCTGTCCCTAGGCGAGTTTAACGATGTCGGGGATACTATCGAGGAATTTGCTTCCGAGAACGCAACAGTTGTTGTTGGAACAGTAATAGACCCTGATATGGTTGATGAATTACGTGTTACGGTGGTTGCAACTGGGCTCGATGGTCTTGGGCAAGATGCACCATTAAAAGTTGTAGAGACTCGCCCCGTAGAGGCGCGTGCTGCAGACTACCGTAAGCTGGACCGACCAACGGTGATGCGTAACAGCCAGCAAGCGGCAGTTGCGCGAGATGTGGCTCCAGCGCCAATGGCAGATAAAGATATGGAATATTTAGATATTCCAGCGTTTCTGCGGCGCCAAGCCGATTAAATAGTAGTAGCCGGTACATTAGGGCAAGAGGTGCCAGCGATATATTCGCTAGCACATGGTTAAGTTGTCCCTAATGTCGTTGTCTGGCCCATAGAGTGAGTGTGAATATGATTAAGCAGCGTACCTTACGCAATACTATCCGAGCCACAGGGATTGGTTTGCATACGGGTGAAAAGGTTTATTTGACGTTAAAGCCAGCGCCGGTAGATACCGGTGTGATTTTTCGTCGCACGGATTTAAACCCTGTTGTTGAAATTCATGCGCACGCTGAAAATGTGGGCGATACAACCTTGTCGACAACGTTAATGAATGGCGATGTGCGAGTGTCCACGGTCGAGCATCTATTATCGGCCATGGCAGGTCTAGGTATTGATAATGCCTATGTAGAAGTCAGCTCGTCGGAAGTGCCTATTATGGATGGCAGTGCGGGACCTTTTGTGTTCCTTATTCAGTCTGCCGGGATTGAGGAGCAGAACGCCGCTAAGAAGTTCATTCGTATTAAGCGTCCGGTGACGGTGAAAGA contains:
- a CDS encoding cell division protein FtsQ/DivIB yields the protein MRQISAKHNRFKRSRPERGERQPVSREWGRIFNRLLLVAVTMGFVYGVERLSSQLESIPVDRVVFAGDFRHVSREVLIDRVTSHLAVGYIGLDLEGIQSELEQEPWVYRAIVERVWPRELKITIVEETPIAVWGNGGLLNHRGKIFLPTKPLSEGANLPLLSGPEGGAIEIMRQYRLMSQLLGDENLILQRLRMNDRGAWTATLNGGTVLVLGRQEPLEKLRRFMWVYKQQLAANFDQVKKVDTRYINGLAVSWHELEGS
- the murC gene encoding UDP-N-acetylmuramate--L-alanine ligase is translated as MSPKHPFVVPEMRRVKRIHFIGIGGAGMCGIAEVLLNLGYVISGSDLKASLSTARLQQLGARIAFGHRGENIGDSDVVVVSSAINDANPEIIAARQHRVPIVRRAEMLAELMRYRHGIAVAGTHGKTTTTSLITSIFAEAGLDPTFVIGGRVNSAGTNAALGESRYLVAEADESDASFLHLQPMVSVVTNIEADHMATYDGDFSKLKRTFIEFLHNLPFYGMAVVCIDDPVVRELLPDIGRPTLTYGFSEDADFCIHSLKKMGMQSQFSISRPHGAELALCLHQPGVHNVLNAAAAVAVASDEGLVDDAICAGIANFQGVGRRFQRYGELALSDGEFMLVDDYGHHPTEVAATISAARQAWPDRRLVMLYQPHRYSRTKDLYEDFVRVLSTVDSLLLLDVYSAGEEPIAGADSRSLCRSIRLQGGAFEPVFVESTDSAFELLKAKVRPGDVLLTQGAGNIGALAQQLSDQDWV
- the ftsZ gene encoding cell division protein FtsZ, coding for MFELVDNVPQNAVIKVVGVGGGGGNAVKHMIASNVDGVDFICANTDAQALTNVSSKTVLQLGTTITKGLGAGANPEIGRQSAMEDRDRIAEALQGADMVFITAGMGGGTGTGAAPVVAQVAKELGILTVAVVTKPFPFEGKKRMVVALEGMKELRQHVDSLITIPNEKLLPVLGKNTSLLDAFKAANDVLLGAVQGIADLIIRPGMINVDFADVRTVMSEMGMAMMGSGISTGENRAREAAEAAIRSPLLEDVNLQGARGILVNITAGLDLSLGEFNDVGDTIEEFASENATVVVGTVIDPDMVDELRVTVVATGLDGLGQDAPLKVVETRPVEARAADYRKLDRPTVMRNSQQAAVARDVAPAPMADKDMEYLDIPAFLRRQAD
- the ftsA gene encoding cell division protein FtsA codes for the protein MASSHGSRMIVGLDIGTSKVVAIVGSTNEDGKLEIVGIGSHPSRGLKKGVVVNIESTVHSIQRAIEEAELMAGCEIHSVYVGIAGNHIRSLNSHGIVAIRDREVFQLDLDRVIDAAQAVAIPADQKVLHILPQEFVIDEQEGIKEPLGMSGVRLEAKVHLVTCAVNAVQNIEKCIRRCGLEVEDVILEQLASSYAVLTDDEKELGVCLVDIGGGTTDIAIFTDGAIRHTGVIPIAGDQVTNDIAMALRTPTQYAEEIKIKYACALTQLAGEGEMIKVPSVGDRAPRELSRQALAEVVEPRYDELFTLIQAELRRSGYEDLCAAGIVLTGGTSKMEGVVELAEEIFHMPVRIGVPQDARGLTDIVRNPIYATGVGLLHYGIKHQAEHGGRGRVRSGGFLANLKQWIQNNF
- a CDS encoding D-alanine--D-alanine ligase, producing the protein MSEMTIADVNRSIGGKLAVLFGGRSAEREISLKSGAEVAAAFNRLGVPVETIDVADDDWMRRVKSSFSQVFIALHGPGGEDGTVQGALECLGVKYTGSGVLASALAMDKYRCKQLWLGMGLSTPKFVELTAESDWSAIIADFGGVIVKPTCEGSSIGMSRAATAEELKSAWQEAQAYGRVFAEQWVVGSEYTVAILNGKAMPAIKLETDAEFYDFNAKYLSNETRYLCPCGLSTEDEQELSELALAAFNSLACEGWGRVDVMRDSAGRFNLLEVNTVPGMTDHSLVPMAAKQAGLNFDQLVLAILAGSLADGAQV